One window from the genome of Anguilla rostrata isolate EN2019 chromosome 5, ASM1855537v3, whole genome shotgun sequence encodes:
- the tlnrd1 gene encoding talin rod domain-containing protein 1: MASSGSGKSASEGSTSVPSGSLQQRKKLSSVCDSCKAKMQLVADLLLLSSETRPVAGAEGPPVAETFEACRDTVIARTKELSILTHDIQSQLNMGKFTEVGDRLLEMGDLVISLTECSAHAAYLAAVETPGSQPSLPGLVDRYKVTRCRHEVDQSCGALRVTALADLTPQLLLEVSQNISRNLKTLTDASVLASEKSKDKFAKEQFKLGVKCMSTSATALLACVKELKTSPSELTRNRCVLFSGPLVQSVHALVGFATEPQFLGKAAAISPEGKAVQTAILGGAMSVVSACVLLTQGLRDISHQPENSTKMPDYRERLRNSACAVSDGCYLLSQALRERSSPRTLPPFNSHSVN, from the coding sequence ATGGCTAGTAGTGGCTCGGGGAAGTCAGCTAGTGAGGGATCTACCAGTGTTCCGAGCGGCAGCTTACAGCAGAGGAAAAAGCTCTCGTCCGTCTGTGACTCATGCAAGGCCAAGATGCAGCTGGTTGccgacctgctgctgctgtccagcGAAACCAGGCCGGTCGCTGGTGCTGAAGGTCCGCCGGTGGCAGAGACGTTCGAGGCGTGCCGGGACACGGTCATCGCCAGGACCAAGGAGCTGTCAATCCTGACGCACGACATCCAGAGCCAGCTCAACATGGGCAAGTTCACCGAGGTCGGGGACCGGCTCCTGGAAATGGGCGACCTGGTGATCTCGCTGACCGAGTGCTCGGCGCACGCTGCTTACCTGGCTGCCGTGGAGACGCCGGGCTCCCAGCCCTCCCTTCCGGGCCTGGTGGACCGCTACAAGGTGACCCGCTGCAGGCACGAGGTGGACCAGAGCTGCGGCGCGCTCAGGGTCACGGCCCTGGCGGACCTGACCCCCCAGCTGCTCCTGGAGGTGTCCCAGAACATCTCCAGGAACCTGAAGACCCTGACGGACGCCTCTGTTCTGGCCAGCGAGAAGTCCAAGGACAAGTTTGCCAAGGAGCAGTTCAAGCTGGGCGTTAAGTGCATGAGCACGAGTGCCACTGCTCTTCTGGCTTGCGTGAAGGAGCTGAAGACCTCTCCCAGCGAACTGACCCGGAACAGGTGCGTCCTCTTCAGTGGGCCCCTGGTGCAGTCGGTGCACGCTTTGGTGGGCTTCGCCACTGAGCCTCAGTTTTTGGGCAAAGCGGCCGCCATCAGCCCCGAGGGGAAGGCAGTGCAGACGGCCATTCTGGGCGGGGCGATGAGCGTGGTCTCTGCCTGCGTTCTCCTGACCCAAGGCCTCAGGGACATTTCCCATCAACCCGAAAACAGCACCAAGATGCCGGACTACCGGGAGCGCTTACGGAATTCGGCCTGTGCGGTCTCGGACGGATGCTACTTGCTCTCTCAGGCACTAAGGGAAAGATCTTCACCCAGGACTTTACCGCCATTCAACTCTCATTCTGTGAATTaa
- the mesd gene encoding LRP chaperone MESD codes for MALPYKWCVCMLLCISLICTLAANDAKDKKPKKKKDIRDYNDADMARLLEEWEKDDEIEEGDLPEHRRTPPPVDFSKVDPSKPEELLKMTKKGKTLMVFATVSGDPTEKETEEITSLWQGSLFNANYDVQRFVVGSNRAIFMLRDGSYAWEIKDFLVGQDRCSDVTVEGQVFPGKAAKKDSQDQNETTQKKKKKSKNGDTKSNKASSKNRQEL; via the exons ATGGCGTTACCCTacaaatggtgtgtgtgtatgttgctcTGTATAAGCCTAATATGTACTCTTGCAGCGAATGATGCTAAAGACAAAAaacctaaaaagaaaaaagacattcGGGATTACAACGATGCAGATATGGCAAGGCTTTTGGAAGAATGGGAG AAGGATGATGAGATTGAGGAAGGAGATCTGCCAGAACACAGAAGGACACCCCCACCGGTGGATTTCTCAAAAGTAGACCCTTCAAAGCCAGAAGAGCTCcttaaaatgacaaagaaagGGAAGACCCTCATGGTGTTTGCCACAGTGTCAGGAGAccccacagagaaagagacagaggagatCACCAGTTTGTGGCAAGGGAGCCTGTTCAATGCCAACTATGATGTTCAGAG GTTTGTGGTCGGCTCAAACCGTGCCATCTTCATGCTCCGTGATGGGAGCTATGCCTGGGAGATCAAGGACTTCCTGGTAGGACAGGACCGCTGCTCTGATGTTACTGTGGAGGGTCAGGTGTTCCCTGGGAAGGCAGCAAAGAAGGACAGCCAGGACCAGAATGAAACCacccagaagaagaagaagaagagtaaAAACGGGGACACGAAATCGAACAAAGCAAGCAGTAAAAACCGACAGGAACTGTGA